In Salinisphaera sp. LB1, one genomic interval encodes:
- a CDS encoding ABC transporter ATP-binding protein, which yields MSAILEVSGLSKRFGGVQAVNGVDFEIAEGEIFGLIGPNGAGKTTLFNLINGVIPPDTGEVVFKGETITGMAPYNVVRKGLARTHQIVKPLNDMTVLDNVTVGACFGAEHLPLKAAAKAARESIETVGLADRAEMLAGHLNIASKKRLEIARALAGRPQLLLLDETLAGLNPTEVEHMIGVIRRIREERGISILMIEHLMQVIMQLSDRIMVLNFGEKLAEGQPEEIAHDKIVIEAYLGDADLANRLMEES from the coding sequence ATGAGCGCGATACTGGAAGTCAGCGGACTCAGCAAACGCTTTGGCGGCGTTCAGGCGGTCAACGGTGTCGATTTCGAGATCGCCGAAGGTGAAATATTCGGCCTGATCGGCCCGAACGGCGCCGGCAAGACGACGCTGTTCAACCTGATCAACGGCGTGATTCCGCCGGACACCGGCGAGGTGGTGTTCAAGGGCGAGACGATCACGGGTATGGCGCCGTATAACGTGGTTCGCAAAGGGCTCGCTCGCACGCATCAGATTGTGAAACCGCTCAACGATATGACGGTGCTGGATAACGTCACCGTCGGCGCCTGTTTCGGAGCCGAGCATCTGCCGCTGAAGGCGGCGGCCAAGGCGGCCCGTGAAAGTATCGAAACCGTGGGGTTGGCCGATCGTGCCGAAATGCTGGCAGGGCATCTGAACATCGCCAGCAAGAAACGGCTCGAAATCGCGCGCGCTCTGGCCGGGCGGCCGCAGTTGTTGCTGCTCGATGAAACCCTGGCGGGCCTGAATCCGACCGAGGTGGAACACATGATCGGCGTCATCCGGCGCATCCGCGAGGAGCGCGGTATCTCGATCCTGATGATCGAACATCTCATGCAGGTGATCATGCAATTGTCGGATCGGATCATGGTATTGAACTTCGGCGAGAAACTGGCGGAGGGCCAGCCGGAGGAAATCGCCCACGACAAGATTGTCATCGAGGCCTATCTCGGCGATGCCGACCTGGCCAACCGCCTGATGGAGGAGTCGTGA
- a CDS encoding amino acid ABC transporter substrate-binding protein — protein MRKSLMAALLVASAVLPAAGLAQAKTLTIGFTSSETGKLNADATPQLRGFEMWRDQVNANGGIKAGGTDYKIKLKYYDDQSKAGRVQQLYSRLILQDNADFLFSPYSSGLTSTAAVVSEQFGKIMLTTGAAEGKTYKLGNKYLFQMYTPAAQYLKSALEVVKANNPKAKIALVYSNDGFSQGAAAGAADAAKSMGLNIVLNQSYSPDTTDFGPIINKIVSSGANVLIGGGHYADGSTLARQLYDKKANLEFISLLVAPDIPKFASLGEAAEGVTVPSQWEPSVAYKPDFGPTASQFTTMFQNKYHTTPGYHAAGGYAAGLVLQHAIEQAGSIKTAAVAKTLNAMDATTFYGHIRFATKADEHGLQIGHDMVLAQWQQGSDGKLESKVVWPKSASNAAIVYPLKKSH, from the coding sequence ATGCGCAAATCATTAATGGCGGCACTGCTGGTGGCCAGTGCCGTGCTGCCCGCCGCGGGTCTTGCCCAAGCCAAGACCCTGACCATCGGCTTTACCTCGTCGGAGACGGGCAAGCTTAACGCCGACGCCACCCCGCAGCTGCGCGGCTTCGAGATGTGGCGCGATCAGGTCAATGCCAATGGCGGCATCAAGGCCGGCGGCACGGACTACAAGATCAAGCTCAAGTACTACGATGACCAGTCGAAAGCCGGCCGCGTGCAGCAGCTGTATAGCCGGTTGATCCTGCAGGATAATGCCGACTTTCTATTCAGCCCGTATTCCTCGGGCCTGACCTCCACCGCGGCCGTGGTTTCCGAGCAGTTCGGCAAGATCATGCTGACCACCGGGGCCGCCGAGGGCAAGACGTACAAGCTCGGCAACAAGTATCTCTTCCAGATGTATACGCCTGCCGCGCAATACCTCAAGAGTGCGCTGGAGGTGGTCAAGGCGAACAACCCGAAGGCGAAGATCGCGCTGGTCTACTCCAACGACGGTTTCTCGCAGGGGGCAGCCGCCGGCGCGGCGGATGCGGCGAAGTCGATGGGGCTGAATATCGTACTCAACCAGTCCTATTCGCCCGACACCACGGACTTCGGCCCGATCATCAACAAGATCGTGTCCTCCGGCGCCAATGTGCTGATTGGCGGTGGGCACTATGCCGACGGCAGTACGCTGGCTCGCCAGCTCTACGACAAGAAAGCCAATCTGGAGTTCATTTCCCTGCTGGTGGCGCCGGATATCCCCAAGTTCGCATCGCTGGGCGAAGCGGCCGAGGGCGTGACCGTGCCGTCGCAGTGGGAACCCAGCGTGGCCTATAAGCCGGACTTCGGGCCGACCGCGTCGCAGTTCACCACGATGTTCCAGAACAAATACCACACCACGCCCGGCTATCATGCCGCCGGCGGCTACGCGGCGGGTCTGGTGCTGCAGCATGCCATCGAGCAGGCGGGTTCGATCAAGACCGCCGCGGTCGCCAAGACGCTGAACGCGATGGACGCGACCACGTTCTACGGCCATATTCGCTTTGCCACCAAGGCCGACGAGCACGGGCTGCAGATCGGCCACGATATGGTGCTGGCACAGTGGCAGCAGGGCAGTGACGGCAAACTCGAAAGCAAGGTGGTCTGGCCGAAGTCGGCCAGCAATGCCGCGATCGTGTATCCGCTGAAGAAATCGCACTAA
- a CDS encoding ABC transporter ATP-binding protein, with the protein MSEALLQLEDVESGYGELQVLWGVSLQVQPHGMTTLVGANGAGKTTLLRAATGSISAWRGRVRFDGEDVTRLSAHDKASRGLILVPEGRQLFNDMTVEENLELGAYAKRARQKFSASLERVYNYFPRLKERRDQKAGTFSGGEQQMLAVARGLMADPKVLIIDELSLGLSPLLTQQLFGTLRELKSEGLTILLVEQNLHLALALSDYAYVLAEGRLHSQGPSREVARDPEVRKAYMGV; encoded by the coding sequence GTGAGCGAAGCCCTATTGCAACTCGAGGATGTGGAATCCGGTTACGGCGAGCTCCAGGTGCTCTGGGGCGTGAGCCTGCAGGTGCAGCCGCATGGCATGACCACATTGGTCGGTGCCAACGGTGCCGGCAAGACAACATTGCTGCGCGCGGCCACCGGCAGTATCAGCGCCTGGCGCGGCCGGGTGCGTTTCGACGGTGAGGACGTGACGCGTTTGTCGGCGCACGACAAGGCCAGCCGTGGGCTGATTCTGGTGCCCGAAGGCCGGCAATTGTTCAATGACATGACGGTCGAGGAAAACCTCGAACTCGGCGCCTACGCCAAGCGCGCGCGGCAGAAATTCTCGGCCAGCCTCGAGCGCGTGTATAACTATTTCCCGCGCCTGAAGGAGCGCCGAGACCAGAAGGCCGGCACGTTCTCCGGCGGCGAGCAGCAGATGCTGGCGGTCGCCCGGGGCCTGATGGCCGATCCCAAGGTGCTCATCATCGATGAACTGTCGCTCGGGCTGTCGCCGTTGCTCACGCAGCAACTGTTCGGGACCCTGCGCGAGCTGAAGTCCGAGGGACTGACCATTCTTCTGGTCGAACAGAACCTGCACCTTGCACTGGCGCTGTCCGATTATGCCTATGTACTGGCCGAGGGCCGGCTGCATAGTCAGGGCCCGTCGCGCGAAGTCGCCCGAGATCCGGAGGTTCGCAAGGCCTATATGGGCGTGTGA
- a CDS encoding branched-chain amino acid ABC transporter permease, producing the protein MFYDLIASLVNGVLVGAIYGLAAIGLTLIFGVMNVINLMHGATIALGMFALYFLVTAAGLNPYLSIPVVLAGGFVFGVGVYWIAVHRVIGGSDLMTLLATFAVNMIIIGIGTAVWSTSPYNVDVSVPQLTASLHGYTIPGTQLVAAALAVILAGLLYAFLYYTRLGKAIRAVANNRQAAELMGINTQWVLAISFGIGIAVAAAAGLLIATLFPFTILSGANYELKSFVVVVLGGLGDPAGALLGGILLGLIEGVSAPFVDVSWTPVIEFTLFVLILVLFPKGLLRFGRGKR; encoded by the coding sequence ATGTTCTATGACTTGATCGCTTCGTTGGTCAACGGAGTGCTCGTGGGCGCGATCTATGGGCTCGCGGCCATCGGGCTCACGCTTATTTTCGGCGTGATGAACGTGATCAACCTGATGCACGGGGCCACGATCGCCCTGGGCATGTTCGCGCTGTATTTTCTGGTAACAGCGGCCGGACTCAATCCTTATTTGTCCATTCCTGTAGTGCTCGCCGGTGGATTCGTGTTCGGGGTGGGGGTGTACTGGATTGCGGTTCACCGGGTGATTGGTGGTTCCGACCTGATGACCCTGCTGGCCACATTTGCCGTAAACATGATCATCATCGGTATCGGCACCGCGGTCTGGAGCACCAGCCCGTACAACGTGGACGTGAGCGTGCCGCAGCTGACGGCGAGCCTGCATGGCTATACCATTCCCGGTACCCAGCTGGTGGCGGCGGCACTGGCCGTGATCCTCGCCGGCCTGCTGTACGCATTTCTTTATTACACCCGGCTGGGCAAGGCCATCCGCGCGGTGGCCAATAACCGTCAGGCTGCCGAGCTGATGGGCATCAATACCCAGTGGGTGCTGGCTATATCCTTCGGGATCGGTATTGCGGTGGCCGCGGCGGCCGGGCTGCTGATCGCCACGCTGTTTCCGTTCACCATCCTGTCGGGCGCAAATTACGAGCTCAAGAGCTTCGTGGTGGTCGTGCTCGGCGGTTTGGGCGATCCCGCCGGCGCGTTGCTGGGCGGCATCCTGCTCGGTTTGATCGAGGGCGTCAGCGCGCCGTTTGTGGATGTCAGCTGGACCCCGGTGATCGAGTTCACGCTGTTCGTTCTTATTCTGGTGCTCTTCCCGAAGGGCCTGCTGCGTTTCGGGCGGGGTAAGCGATGA
- a CDS encoding enoyl-CoA hydratase → MQREQRAEQHDDILLEACDDRGILRLTLNDVARRNALSEAMLARLRETLDRAAARESVRVIVLAAHGSAFCAGHDLREITAARQAPDRGRAYFGQLMARCSGVMQAIVNNPKPVIAEVTGVATAAGCQLVASCDLAYAGPQARFATPGVHIGLFCSTPMVALSRNVANKHAMEMLLTGDLITAERAAEIGLVNRVVPADELTSHVDGVARQVAAKSGLTLATGKKAFYRQREMPLAQAYEYAAGVMVENMLAHDAEEGINAFLDKRAPQWSNR, encoded by the coding sequence ATGCAGCGAGAACAACGCGCCGAGCAACACGACGACATACTCCTGGAAGCGTGTGACGACCGGGGGATTCTCCGGCTGACATTGAACGATGTCGCTCGCCGCAACGCGCTTTCCGAGGCCATGCTCGCCCGCCTGCGGGAGACGCTGGACCGGGCGGCGGCGCGCGAGTCGGTCCGCGTGATCGTGCTGGCGGCCCATGGCTCGGCCTTTTGTGCCGGGCACGACCTCAGGGAGATCACGGCCGCGCGGCAGGCACCGGATCGGGGCCGCGCCTACTTCGGTCAACTGATGGCCCGTTGCTCCGGTGTGATGCAGGCGATCGTAAACAACCCCAAGCCGGTCATCGCCGAGGTCACGGGTGTGGCCACCGCCGCCGGTTGTCAGTTGGTTGCCAGTTGTGATCTCGCGTACGCCGGCCCGCAGGCGCGTTTCGCCACCCCCGGTGTTCATATCGGCCTGTTCTGCTCCACGCCGATGGTTGCGCTGTCGAGAAATGTGGCGAACAAGCACGCGATGGAGATGCTGCTGACCGGCGATCTGATAACAGCCGAAAGGGCAGCCGAGATCGGACTGGTCAATCGAGTCGTCCCGGCGGACGAGCTGACGTCTCATGTGGACGGCGTGGCGCGTCAAGTGGCCGCGAAATCGGGCCTGACCCTCGCGACCGGCAAGAAGGCTTTCTATCGGCAGCGCGAGATGCCGCTGGCACAAGCATACGAATACGCCGCGGGTGTGATGGTCGAGAACATGCTCGCGCACGACGCCGAGGAGGGGATCAACGCCTTTCTGGACAAGCGCGCCCCGCAGTGGTCCAACCGTTAG
- a CDS encoding D-alanyl-D-alanine carboxypeptidase family protein — MPLTHDEHVFGYASHELNVESPAPTNIHTPLNPFIFRSYRLMRKSVLCSCLFLVFVATGAAQAADTPSAPPLIVPHMAPLGAKSYVLMDYRTGRILAAKNKDKELAPASTTKLMTAFVVFRALKRGRITLDTKFRVSKKAWHEGGSRMFLKVGSHVSVDNLLKGMLVPSGNDAAMTLAEGVSGSEQAFVARMNRDARQLGLHDTHYTDPNGLPRPGLHSSALDLAKLSRAIIRRFPKEYARFFAVKSFTWNNIHQNNYNKLLWRDPSVDGLKPGYVSAVGYNLAASAKRHGMRLIGVVMGADKPKASSAANYINLAQVTGSLLDYGFHNYATHKMYAAGQSVFKAPVKHGDQDKVALGLRKTLYVTVPRGQYAQLKASVKLPGSITAPVKQGQSIGHLVVKLGPRVVARAPLVALAGDKRYSFW, encoded by the coding sequence ATGCCTCTGACTCACGACGAACACGTTTTCGGGTACGCATCCCATGAGCTGAATGTAGAATCCCCGGCTCCGACGAATATCCACACCCCCCTCAACCCCTTCATTTTTAGGTCATATCGCCTCATGCGGAAGTCAGTTCTCTGTTCGTGCCTGTTCCTTGTCTTTGTCGCCACCGGGGCAGCGCAGGCGGCCGACACGCCGTCCGCGCCGCCGCTGATCGTGCCGCATATGGCGCCGCTGGGCGCCAAGTCTTATGTGCTGATGGACTATCGAACGGGCCGGATACTGGCGGCGAAGAATAAGGATAAGGAGCTGGCACCCGCGAGCACGACGAAGCTGATGACCGCGTTCGTGGTGTTCCGGGCACTCAAGCGTGGGCGGATCACGCTCGACACGAAGTTCCGCGTGAGCAAGAAGGCCTGGCATGAAGGCGGCTCGCGGATGTTCCTCAAGGTCGGCTCGCACGTGAGCGTCGACAATCTGCTGAAAGGCATGCTGGTGCCCTCGGGCAACGATGCGGCAATGACGCTGGCGGAAGGTGTCAGCGGTAGCGAGCAGGCATTCGTGGCGCGGATGAATCGCGACGCCCGCCAGCTCGGCCTGCACGACACGCATTACACCGATCCCAACGGCCTGCCCCGCCCCGGCCTGCATAGCTCGGCGCTCGATCTGGCCAAGTTGTCGCGGGCGATCATTCGCCGGTTCCCCAAAGAGTACGCGCGCTTTTTTGCCGTGAAATCATTCACCTGGAACAACATTCATCAGAATAACTACAACAAGCTGTTGTGGCGCGATCCGAGTGTCGATGGGTTGAAGCCGGGCTATGTGAGCGCGGTGGGCTATAACCTCGCGGCTTCGGCGAAGCGCCATGGCATGCGGCTGATCGGTGTGGTGATGGGCGCAGACAAGCCCAAGGCATCGAGTGCGGCGAACTACATCAACCTGGCACAGGTGACCGGCTCGCTGCTGGACTATGGCTTCCACAATTACGCCACGCACAAGATGTACGCGGCGGGACAGTCCGTATTCAAGGCGCCCGTCAAACACGGCGATCAGGACAAGGTCGCGCTGGGGCTGCGAAAGACGCTTTACGTGACGGTACCGCGCGGGCAATACGCCCAGTTGAAGGCGAGCGTGAAGTTGCCCGGTTCGATCACGGCGCCCGTCAAGCAAGGGCAATCGATCGGGCACCTGGTCGTGAAACTGGGGCCGCGCGTTGTAGCCCGGGCCCCGCTCGTCGCGTTGGCGGGGGATAAGCGCTATAGCTTTTGGTAG
- a CDS encoding EAL and HDOD domain-containing protein produces MATTELEILFARQPIYDRSLSVAGFELLFREPRTPSDTVPSEFDGNVATSRVLLNAFMESDIEEICNHTSAFVNFTGDTLLGEIPFSPARLVIEVLEDVAATPAVTRALTQLKQQGYRIALDDYDAQGTDHPLLPYADIVKLEYPSFSESELNRTVEMLRAARPGLTVLAEKIEVPQDYRVACGAGCDLFQGYFLARPELVYGRSIPVSRLHVIQLLAALNDPDASFDQTTAVIRNDAYLSLRLLKLANSALYRRLSEITSLNAAVMALGLGRIRSLASLLALSRLQDKPHALHQLAATRGLICQLLCARLPEGPETGFTVGLFSCLDALLDHPLAEILEPVPLSSRITAALLRYEGALGLILHTVIRHEQDDFDAIRWDELAEWGIGPAELMEAFRRGTVLAGEQSSAIM; encoded by the coding sequence ATGGCCACGACAGAATTGGAAATTCTCTTTGCGCGTCAGCCGATCTACGATCGTTCGCTAAGCGTTGCCGGTTTCGAACTGTTGTTTCGTGAACCTCGTACGCCATCCGATACCGTGCCGAGTGAGTTCGATGGCAACGTCGCGACCAGCCGCGTGCTGCTCAACGCCTTCATGGAAAGCGATATAGAAGAGATCTGCAACCACACATCGGCATTCGTGAATTTCACCGGCGATACATTGCTCGGCGAGATCCCGTTTTCGCCCGCGCGGCTGGTGATCGAAGTGCTAGAGGATGTGGCAGCGACGCCAGCAGTGACGCGGGCGCTGACGCAGTTGAAGCAGCAGGGTTATCGCATCGCACTGGATGATTACGACGCGCAGGGGACGGATCATCCGTTGTTGCCCTACGCCGATATCGTGAAGCTCGAATACCCCAGTTTTTCGGAAAGCGAACTGAATCGGACGGTGGAGATGCTGCGGGCCGCCAGGCCCGGTCTCACCGTGCTGGCCGAGAAGATCGAGGTGCCGCAGGACTACAGGGTAGCTTGCGGAGCCGGATGCGACCTCTTCCAGGGCTATTTCCTCGCCCGGCCTGAATTGGTGTATGGCAGGTCCATACCGGTCAGCCGACTGCATGTGATCCAGCTACTCGCGGCATTGAACGATCCCGACGCCAGTTTCGACCAAACGACAGCCGTCATTCGCAACGATGCCTACTTGAGCCTGCGGCTACTGAAATTGGCCAACTCGGCACTCTATCGGCGGCTGTCGGAGATCACCTCCCTGAATGCGGCCGTCATGGCTCTGGGCCTGGGGCGTATTCGGTCGCTGGCCAGCCTGCTGGCGCTATCGCGGCTGCAGGACAAGCCGCATGCCCTGCATCAGCTCGCGGCCACGCGCGGGCTGATCTGTCAGTTGCTGTGCGCGCGGCTGCCCGAGGGCCCGGAAACGGGATTCACGGTCGGGCTTTTCTCTTGTCTGGATGCGCTGCTGGATCATCCGCTGGCGGAAATCCTCGAGCCGGTGCCCCTGAGTTCGAGGATCACGGCGGCCTTGCTACGATACGAGGGCGCGCTCGGGCTCATCCTGCATACCGTCATCCGGCATGAGCAGGACGACTTCGATGCAATCCGCTGGGACGAACTCGCCGAATGGGGTATCGGCCCGGCCGAGCTGATGGAGGCATTCAGGCGAGGCACCGTTCTGGCCGGCGAGCAATCGTCGGCGATCATGTGA
- a CDS encoding acyl-CoA synthetase, with product MVTHPFNVDLDRNPANFQPLTPLTFLERAASVMPDRLAIIHGELRYTYREFYSRARQLASALSGKGVGRGDAVSVLLPNVPAMLEAHHGVPMCGAVLHAINTRLDAKTLAFQLEHAGSRALIVDGELLPLARSALDLTVAVTPMLIVYDDPEAPGATENTSNGLDYESFLATGDADYEWLMPEDEWDAISISYTSGTTGDPKGVVYHHRGAYLLAQGNALISNMPRYPVYLWTLPMFHCNGWCFPWTMSVVFGTHVCLRQVRAEPIWRAIAEHGVTHMCGAPAVMSLLVASAPERARPGDRTVEFFTAAAPPPEKVLAEMESAGFNVTQLYGLTETYGPAVVNEWKPDWDALDPKTRAARKARQGVRYPPLEGLEVMDPETMEIVPRDGQTVGEVMFRGNAVMKGYFRNPEANRKAFSGGWFHSGDLGVVHPDGYIQLKDRSKDIIISGGENISSIEIEEALYKHPAVAVAAVVAMHHDKWGETPCAFIEFAAGQTATSEELEQHCRNTLASYKIPRRFIFEDVPRTATGKIQKHELRKRLTGDPET from the coding sequence ATCGTGACCCATCCGTTCAATGTCGATCTCGATCGGAACCCGGCCAATTTCCAGCCGCTGACACCGCTGACCTTCCTTGAGCGCGCGGCGAGCGTGATGCCCGATCGCCTTGCCATCATTCATGGCGAATTGCGCTACACCTACCGCGAGTTTTATAGCCGCGCCCGACAGCTCGCCTCCGCATTGTCCGGAAAGGGCGTGGGCCGGGGCGATGCCGTTTCCGTGCTACTGCCGAACGTGCCCGCGATGCTCGAAGCCCACCACGGCGTGCCGATGTGCGGCGCCGTTTTGCATGCGATCAACACACGTCTGGATGCCAAAACACTGGCTTTCCAGCTCGAGCATGCGGGTTCACGCGCCCTGATTGTCGACGGCGAGCTGTTGCCCCTGGCCCGGTCGGCGCTCGATCTTACGGTGGCGGTAACGCCGATGCTCATCGTCTACGACGATCCCGAGGCGCCCGGCGCGACAGAGAATACGTCTAACGGGCTCGACTACGAGTCGTTTCTTGCCACGGGCGACGCGGACTACGAATGGCTCATGCCCGAAGACGAGTGGGACGCGATTTCGATCAGTTATACGTCCGGAACCACAGGCGATCCCAAGGGAGTGGTCTACCATCACCGCGGTGCCTATCTGCTCGCCCAGGGCAACGCCCTGATCTCCAACATGCCGCGGTATCCGGTGTATTTGTGGACGCTGCCCATGTTCCACTGCAATGGATGGTGCTTCCCGTGGACGATGTCGGTGGTCTTCGGCACGCACGTATGCCTGCGCCAGGTCCGCGCGGAACCCATATGGCGGGCGATCGCCGAACACGGGGTCACGCATATGTGCGGTGCGCCGGCCGTGATGTCCCTGTTGGTCGCATCGGCGCCGGAGCGGGCGCGCCCGGGCGACCGGACGGTGGAGTTCTTCACCGCCGCGGCGCCGCCGCCGGAGAAAGTGCTGGCCGAAATGGAGAGCGCTGGTTTCAACGTGACGCAGCTCTACGGTCTGACCGAAACCTATGGCCCGGCTGTGGTCAACGAGTGGAAGCCGGATTGGGATGCGCTCGATCCAAAGACGCGAGCCGCGCGAAAGGCCCGTCAGGGCGTGCGCTACCCGCCACTCGAAGGACTCGAGGTGATGGACCCGGAGACCATGGAAATCGTCCCGCGGGACGGCCAAACCGTCGGCGAAGTCATGTTTCGCGGCAACGCGGTCATGAAGGGCTACTTCCGTAATCCCGAGGCCAATCGAAAGGCGTTTTCCGGCGGCTGGTTCCACTCGGGCGATCTTGGTGTCGTGCACCCGGATGGCTATATCCAGCTCAAGGATCGGTCCAAGGACATCATCATCTCCGGCGGCGAAAACATCTCGTCAATCGAGATCGAGGAAGCCCTGTACAAGCATCCGGCGGTCGCGGTGGCCGCCGTCGTGGCAATGCATCACGACAAGTGGGGCGAGACGCCCTGCGCGTTCATTGAATTCGCCGCGGGGCAAACAGCCACCAGTGAGGAACTGGAACAACACTGTCGAAATACATTGGCCTCGTACAAGATCCCGCGCCGCTTCATTTTCGAAGACGTGCCCCGAACCGCCACCGGCAAGATCCAGAAACACGAATTGCGCAAGCGCCTGACCGGCGACCCCGAGACATAA
- a CDS encoding branched-chain amino acid ABC transporter permease encodes MILKRPTLWIILLIAAAFALIPAVTGDIALRESLLLGAVYIILASNLNLMIGYTAYVNFGNIAFFGLGGYIGLYVVNTLHWSLWPACLIAGCVVSLLALVLGSGILRLRGAYFALATIGVNEAVKAFVTNFQPFGGASGMYLSFSSFNALGGARHALWLAYFAMIALMALSMILSLVIKRSRFGLGLFAIREDEDAAQVLGVKAPLYKSLTYAASAFIPAMAGTIYFFKNGVILPEQAFDLTLSIEAIVMLMLGGQGTVLGVALGAFAYEQFRGYLLVSSTFSQFQLVVAGILLLLIVLFLPEGFMGWVYRRVPRLRKVIE; translated from the coding sequence ATGATTCTCAAGCGACCCACATTGTGGATCATTCTGCTGATCGCGGCGGCATTTGCGTTGATCCCCGCGGTGACCGGCGACATCGCCCTGCGCGAAAGCCTGCTGCTGGGGGCGGTGTATATCATCCTCGCGTCGAATCTGAATCTGATGATCGGCTACACCGCCTACGTCAATTTCGGCAATATCGCGTTCTTCGGCCTCGGCGGCTACATCGGTTTGTATGTGGTCAACACGCTGCATTGGTCGCTGTGGCCGGCGTGCCTGATCGCGGGTTGCGTGGTGAGCCTGCTGGCGCTGGTCCTGGGCAGCGGCATTCTGCGGCTGCGCGGCGCCTATTTCGCACTGGCCACGATCGGCGTCAACGAGGCGGTCAAGGCGTTCGTCACCAATTTTCAGCCGTTCGGGGGCGCCAGCGGAATGTATCTGTCGTTTTCGAGCTTCAACGCGTTGGGTGGAGCCCGGCACGCGCTGTGGCTGGCCTATTTCGCCATGATTGCGCTCATGGCGCTGTCCATGATCCTGAGTCTGGTGATCAAGCGTTCGCGCTTCGGGCTGGGCCTGTTCGCCATTCGCGAGGATGAGGACGCAGCACAGGTTCTGGGTGTGAAAGCGCCACTGTACAAAAGCCTGACCTACGCCGCCTCCGCCTTCATTCCTGCCATGGCCGGCACGATCTATTTCTTCAAGAACGGGGTGATTCTGCCCGAGCAGGCGTTCGACTTGACGCTGTCGATCGAGGCCATCGTGATGCTGATGCTCGGCGGCCAGGGCACGGTCCTCGGCGTGGCGTTGGGCGCCTTCGCCTACGAGCAGTTCCGCGGCTATCTGCTGGTGTCGTCGACTTTTTCGCAGTTCCAGCTGGTGGTGGCCGGCATCCTGTTGCTGTTGATCGTGCTGTTCCTGCCGGAAGGCTTCATGGGCTGGGTCTATCGCCGCGTGCCCCGGCTACGCAAGGTGATTGAATGA